The stretch of DNA GTCTACCGCGGGCATCGCGCGGTTTATCTCGGACCGGGGAAGGCGTTTCTCGACGAGGAAGGACATCAGTTCCCGCGCAACGAGCCGTACGAGATCTGCACCGACACCGCCGCGAAGCTCTCCCGGCCGCCGTATTCCGGTTTCTTCGCCCTCCTCGAGCCGGGGGAGGATCGCGCCGGCTACGCCTGCGCGAATCCGGACGGCACGCCGTGCGCCCCGGGCTGCTGCTGATGGCCGCCGCGGCGGGCCTCGCCGGCGTCGCGAGCGCCGGCATCTCCGGACTCCTCGCCTCGCGGTAAGATCTCGCCAAATGAAATTCCGCTGGCATGCGGCGGGCGTGACCGACGTGGGTCGCCTGCGCCGCAACGACGAAGACGCTTACCTCGTCGACGCGGACGAAGGCCTTTTCGCGGTGGCGGACGGCGTCGGCGGGAGCCGCGCGGGAGACGTCGCGAGCCGGCTCGCCGTCGAAACGGCCGCGCGTGTGCTGCGGGAGGAGCGCGCTTCTCCCTCCGGAGAGGCGGAGCCCGCGGTGATCGGCCGTATGTTTTCCGCCGCGCACCGCGCGATCATCGCGCGCGCCGCTGCCGATCCGCGCGTCTCGGAGATGGCGACGACGCTGGTCCTGCTGCACTGCGACGGGGACCGCGCCTGGATCGCGCACTCGGGCGACAGCCGCGTCTACCGCTGGCGCGACGGGACCCTCGAACGGCTCTCGCGCGACCACTCGTTTGCCGAGGAGCTCCAGAAGGCCGCGGGGGTCGAGGTGCGCGCGAAGTCGCCGTTCGGCCACGTGCTGACGCGCTGCCTGGGCCGCGAGGGCTCCTGGGAGCCCGACGTGCGCGAGATCGACGTCGTCCCGGGAGACCGCTTCCTGCTCTGCTGCGACGGCCTGACCGACATGGTGGACGAGCCCGAGCTCGCGGCGCTCCTTTCTCTCCGGCGCCCGCCCGAGGAAACGGGGCGGCGGTTGATCGACAGCGCCAACGCCGCGGGAGGCAAGGACAACATCACCGCGGTCGTCGTCGATTTCCGCGAACCCTGACCGCCCGGAGACGTACTTTCGCACTGGCGAAGAGATCTTCATCGGCGGGTCGGCCTCCCTTCGAACCGGGCGGGGAACGGATGTAACCTAGCCAACGGTGAACGGGTACAGGCTCCTCGCATGCCTCGGGATCCTGGGAATCCACGTCGCATGCGGAGGCGGAGGCGATGCGGCACCCCCTCCGGCAGAGCCGTCGGCGACGCCTCTCGTCGTTCGGCTCGCTCCGTCTGCCGTCCACGAGGCCGGAATCGAAACGGCCGTGGTCGGTGAATCCACGCTCGACCAGATCCTGACTTTGACCGGCACACTCGCCGCAAAACCCTGGACGCCCGAAGAACAAGCGGCGGTCAACGATGCCGGGAGCGCGGACGCCAAACGGAAGCTGGCCGAGGCGAGTTTGCGGCGCCTTTCCCGCCTCTATGCCGAGGGAATCACCGCGCGACAGGACCTCGACGCGGCGCGCGCCGAACGAGATCAGGCGCAAGCCGCCGCCGCACAGGCGGACGCCAAGCGCGCGAACCTCGGGCTCTCCGCCACATCGACTGAACTCGAAAGGAAAGCCGCGATCTGGGGGCTCGCCAGCCTTTCGGACGTTGACCTCGCTCGAGTCGAGCCCGACGCTCATGTCGCCGTGAAGTCTGCCGCGTTCCCGGGCGCGGTATTTTCAGGAAAAGTCGTCGAGGTCTCGCGATCGGAAGATCCCGACACCCGGACTTTCACGGTCCGCATCGCGATCGAGGATCCCTCCGGCCGCCTGCATCCCCAGATGCTGGCCACCTTCGCGGTCTCGAC from Thermoanaerobaculia bacterium encodes:
- a CDS encoding efflux RND transporter periplasmic adaptor subunit; the protein is MVGESTLDQILTLTGTLAAKPWTPEEQAAVNDAGSADAKRKLAEASLRRLSRLYAEGITARQDLDAARAERDQAQAAAAQADAKRANLGLSATSTELERKAAIWGLASLSDVDLARVEPDAHVAVKSAAFPGAVFSGKVVEVSRSEDPDTRTFTVRIAIEDPSGRLHPQMLATFAVSTSGVAALTVPRSAVLLEGGGSYVYVAADANVFQRRRVVTGAGTPDRVQVTGGLSAGQRVVIAGAQILESERLKSQRPKPED
- a CDS encoding protein phosphatase 2C domain-containing protein; translated protein: MKFRWHAAGVTDVGRLRRNDEDAYLVDADEGLFAVADGVGGSRAGDVASRLAVETAARVLREERASPSGEAEPAVIGRMFSAAHRAIIARAAADPRVSEMATTLVLLHCDGDRAWIAHSGDSRVYRWRDGTLERLSRDHSFAEELQKAAGVEVRAKSPFGHVLTRCLGREGSWEPDVREIDVVPGDRFLLCCDGLTDMVDEPELAALLSLRRPPEETGRRLIDSANAAGGKDNITAVVVDFREP